In Spirochaetota bacterium, a genomic segment contains:
- a CDS encoding AEC family transporter, which translates to MDAFINTFNAVTVILGLGLLGFFVVRRKILPESVLSVITPLVINIALPCMVFHNIVRQFNPAESPGWWKLPLYWCAFTAGLAALSLIFRFAVKSDIRGEFSLSLFYQNGLFIPTAIITGLFGESPVQLSTLFLFMILYPAFFFNTYHHFLYGNRSDLFRINWEKMLNPVLAATVLALLVRLFHLQDYIPRFALSIISQVGNITIPLIMISLGGTIYIDFMRRGTIRWAEITKFIIIKNIVFPAVTLGALVLLRPDFPVAFIILLESAVPPITTLPTLIEQENGNSAAVNQFFLGSLLFSLVSIPAALSAFSLFFTAPR; encoded by the coding sequence ATGGACGCTTTCATTAACACCTTCAACGCCGTCACGGTCATACTGGGGCTGGGGCTTCTCGGCTTTTTCGTCGTAAGAAGGAAGATACTGCCCGAAAGCGTGCTATCGGTCATAACCCCGCTGGTGATCAATATCGCCCTTCCCTGCATGGTGTTTCATAATATCGTCCGGCAGTTCAACCCGGCGGAATCGCCCGGGTGGTGGAAGCTGCCCCTCTACTGGTGCGCCTTCACTGCCGGCCTCGCGGCCCTGAGCCTCATCTTCAGGTTCGCGGTTAAGAGCGACATTCGCGGTGAGTTCTCCCTGAGCCTCTTCTACCAGAACGGGCTCTTCATCCCGACTGCGATAATCACGGGCCTCTTCGGCGAAAGCCCGGTCCAGCTCTCGACGCTGTTCCTTTTCATGATCCTGTATCCGGCATTCTTCTTCAACACCTACCATCATTTTCTCTATGGAAACAGGTCCGATCTTTTCAGGATAAACTGGGAAAAGATGCTGAACCCGGTCCTGGCGGCAACGGTGCTGGCCCTCCTCGTCCGGCTTTTCCACCTGCAGGATTACATACCGCGGTTCGCCCTCTCGATCATCTCCCAGGTGGGCAACATCACCATACCGCTGATCATGATCAGCCTGGGGGGCACCATCTATATCGATTTCATGAGGCGGGGAACGATCCGCTGGGCCGAGATCACCAAGTTCATTATCATAAAAAATATCGTTTTCCCCGCGGTGACGCTGGGGGCGCTTGTACTGCTGAGGCCCGATTTCCCCGTGGCTTTCATCATCCTCCTTGAAAGCGCCGTGCCCCCCATCACCACCCTTCCGACCCTGATCGAACAGGAGAACGGGAACAGCGCCGCGGTGAACCAGTTCTTCCTGGGGAGCCTGCTCTTCTCCTTAGTTTCGATCCCCGCGGCCCTTTCAGCTTTCAGCCTCTTTTTCACCGCTCCGCGTTGA
- a CDS encoding phosphatase PAP2 family protein: MGSFFANTVLFGEDILNRVHIFAGPWLDAAMVGVTSLGSEIFYMAVIPVLYWCWDRRRAAYICAAYLTAMAVNDSMKCLFNNPRPDPAHLLPGIQEMASRYRPRGPGFPSGHAQGSVAFWGTLAVMTRGGTMKALCALMIILVSYSRLYLAVHYLGDVLGGLVLGILCLAVIIPAAIIAEKYYRSISQIILITLLIIIPITIFIFVAGDYMNTTMGALSGFMVGVILAEEKIRFNPWNRLPIQLVKIVIGISVLGALRFGLKYIVPEGLAAGFFRYWCIGFWCSFGAPFVFSKFAALRGEEKAL; this comes from the coding sequence ATGGGATCTTTTTTTGCAAATACCGTTCTGTTCGGGGAAGATATCCTGAACCGTGTTCACATATTCGCGGGACCGTGGCTGGACGCGGCCATGGTGGGTGTGACGTCGCTGGGAAGCGAGATCTTCTACATGGCCGTGATCCCGGTGCTCTACTGGTGCTGGGACCGGCGGCGCGCCGCCTATATCTGCGCCGCCTATCTCACGGCCATGGCGGTCAACGATTCCATGAAATGCCTGTTCAATAATCCGCGGCCGGATCCGGCGCATCTGCTTCCCGGCATACAGGAAATGGCATCACGGTACAGGCCCCGGGGCCCCGGTTTTCCCAGCGGCCATGCCCAGGGATCTGTCGCCTTCTGGGGGACCCTCGCGGTTATGACCCGGGGCGGGACAATGAAGGCGCTCTGCGCCCTGATGATAATCCTGGTATCCTACTCCCGCCTCTACCTGGCAGTGCACTACCTGGGAGATGTCCTCGGGGGGCTGGTCCTTGGAATACTCTGCCTCGCCGTGATCATACCCGCTGCGATCATCGCTGAAAAATATTATCGCTCCATTAGCCAGATTATACTCATCACCCTGTTGATCATCATACCGATAACTATCTTCATTTTCGTAGCCGGAGATTATATGAACACCACCATGGGGGCGCTGTCGGGATTCATGGTCGGGGTCATTCTTGCTGAAGAGAAGATTCGCTTTAATCCATGGAACAGGCTCCCCATTCAGCTGGTGAAGATAGTTATCGGTATCAGTGTGTTGGGGGCGCTCCGGTTCGGATTGAAATATATAGTGCCCGAAGGTCTGGCTGCGGGATTTTTCCGGTACTGGTGCATCGGCTTCTGGTGCTCCTTCGGTGCACCTTTTGTTTTTTCGAAGTTCGCGGCCCTGCGGGGAGAGGAAAAGGCGCTCTGA
- a CDS encoding 2-isopropylmalate synthase — translation MTEINKDKVVIFDTTLRDGEQSPGFTMNMKEKMIFADQLIKLGVDVIEAGFPIASEGDFDAVKMIADRVKGVQVAGLARANQKDIDTAWKAIQGAENPRIHTFISSSDIHIQHQFKKTREEVLKLAVEAVKQAKSYTKNVEFSPMDATRSDPVFLAEMVQAVIEAGAVTVNIPDTVGYAIPSDFHRLIRYLFDHVANIANAIISVHCHNDLGLAVANSLAAIEAGARQVECTVNGIGERAGNTSMEEIVMAIRTRSDLFKVHTGINTKQIIPTSRLLTNITGVSVQPNKAVVGSNAFAHESGIHQDGLLKNAMTYEIMRPEDVGISKSSLVLGKHSGRHAVLDRLASLGYNLDTDETERFFRLFKALADSKKEVFDEDLTVLVGESLFKGEEHRRYKVENVQISTGMFSPPMALVTIKDHKKENRESFEVSHGNGGVDAGVKAVKRITGTTAKITSFNLVAITGGSDAVAEVHCTVSEEYEGRELKAFGSSANIDVSIAGIHSFVDALNKLEYMKIAGQRRRDLMNGGNGNGNGNIGEGV, via the coding sequence ATGACTGAAATAAATAAAGATAAAGTCGTAATATTCGATACAACCCTCCGTGACGGGGAACAATCCCCCGGTTTCACCATGAATATGAAGGAAAAGATGATCTTCGCCGACCAGCTCATCAAGCTCGGCGTTGACGTGATCGAGGCGGGATTTCCCATCGCCTCAGAGGGCGATTTCGATGCGGTGAAGATGATCGCCGACAGGGTCAAGGGCGTTCAGGTGGCAGGCCTGGCCCGGGCGAACCAGAAGGATATCGACACCGCCTGGAAGGCCATCCAGGGGGCGGAGAATCCCCGTATCCACACTTTCATTTCCAGCTCCGACATCCATATCCAGCACCAGTTCAAGAAGACCCGCGAGGAGGTGCTGAAGCTGGCCGTCGAGGCGGTGAAGCAGGCTAAAAGCTATACGAAAAACGTCGAGTTCTCCCCCATGGACGCAACGCGGAGCGACCCGGTGTTCCTCGCGGAAATGGTCCAGGCCGTGATCGAGGCAGGGGCGGTGACGGTCAACATTCCCGACACGGTGGGATACGCGATCCCGTCCGACTTCCACCGTCTCATCAGGTATCTTTTTGACCATGTGGCCAACATAGCGAATGCCATCATATCGGTCCACTGCCACAATGACCTCGGCCTGGCCGTGGCCAATTCCCTCGCGGCAATCGAGGCCGGGGCGCGCCAGGTGGAGTGTACGGTCAACGGCATCGGCGAGCGGGCCGGCAACACCTCGATGGAGGAGATCGTCATGGCCATCAGGACCAGGAGCGATCTTTTCAAGGTGCATACCGGCATCAACACGAAGCAGATCATTCCCACGAGCCGGCTCCTGACGAACATCACCGGCGTGTCGGTGCAGCCCAACAAGGCCGTCGTCGGCAGCAACGCCTTCGCCCATGAGTCGGGCATCCACCAGGACGGCCTACTCAAAAATGCCATGACCTACGAGATCATGAGGCCCGAGGACGTGGGCATCTCCAAGTCTTCCCTGGTCCTGGGCAAGCACTCGGGCCGCCACGCGGTCCTGGACCGTCTCGCCTCCCTCGGCTACAACCTCGACACGGATGAGACCGAGCGGTTCTTCCGTCTCTTCAAGGCCCTGGCGGACAGCAAGAAGGAGGTCTTCGACGAGGACCTCACGGTCCTGGTGGGCGAGTCCCTGTTCAAGGGCGAGGAGCACCGGCGCTACAAGGTGGAGAACGTGCAGATATCGACCGGTATGTTCTCGCCCCCCATGGCGCTGGTGACGATCAAGGATCACAAGAAGGAAAACCGCGAGTCCTTTGAAGTGTCCCACGGCAACGGCGGCGTCGACGCCGGGGTGAAGGCCGTCAAGAGGATCACCGGCACCACGGCAAAGATCACCTCTTTCAACCTGGTGGCCATCACCGGCGGATCCGACGCCGTCGCAGAGGTTCACTGCACCGTGTCGGAGGAGTATGAGGGGAGGGAGCTCAAGGCCTTCGGCAGCTCCGCCAATATCGACGTGTCCATCGCCGGGATCCACTCCTTCGTGGACGCCCTGAACAAGCTGGAATACATGAAGATCGCCGGCCAGCGCCGCCGTGACCTCATGAACGGCGGCAACGGGAACGGGAACGGGAACATCGGCGAAGGAGTCTGA
- the alr gene encoding alanine racemase — MQINIETYQNRPTRAEVSLGRIRNNFEIVRSLVGKDVKIMAMVKSNAYGHGIRTISETLLAAGVHYLGVAYLEEAVYLRKSGITAPILVCGAINTDQIGEFLEHDIEITSSSYDKSAAISEAAGRLGKTAKVHLKIDTGMERIGVHWYNAERFIGRTLELPGIAVKGVFSHLARAESDRDFTDTQIRRFSEVVDFMARKNALPELVHLANSAGIIGTPASHFTMVRPGIMLYGYDPFGYDPGRDFNGRKILPAMTLKTKVSYFKVVPAGVGVSYNHSYTTKCQTRIVTLPVGYGDGYSRFLSNRGEVAIRGRVYPVVGTVCMDQVMVDIGMEGTAYNGDDVLLFGEMNGSVIPLEVLCDRIGTITYEFLCNISLRVPRIYVE; from the coding sequence ATGCAGATTAACATCGAAACATACCAGAACCGGCCCACCAGGGCGGAAGTCTCCCTCGGAAGGATCCGGAATAATTTCGAGATTGTGCGGTCCCTTGTCGGCAAGGACGTGAAGATCATGGCCATGGTGAAATCCAACGCCTATGGCCACGGCATCAGGACCATATCTGAAACGCTCCTGGCCGCGGGCGTCCATTACCTCGGCGTGGCCTATCTTGAAGAGGCGGTCTATCTCAGGAAGAGCGGCATCACCGCGCCGATCCTGGTGTGCGGCGCCATCAACACCGACCAGATCGGAGAGTTTCTCGAACACGATATAGAGATAACAAGCTCGTCCTATGACAAGTCAGCTGCCATATCGGAAGCCGCCGGACGCCTCGGTAAAACCGCGAAGGTCCATCTCAAGATAGATACCGGCATGGAGAGGATAGGGGTTCACTGGTACAACGCGGAGCGTTTCATCGGGCGCACCCTGGAGCTGCCCGGTATCGCCGTGAAGGGCGTCTTTTCCCATCTCGCCAGGGCCGAGTCGGACAGGGATTTCACCGATACGCAGATACGGCGCTTCAGCGAAGTCGTTGATTTCATGGCTCGAAAGAATGCCCTGCCGGAGCTGGTGCACCTGGCCAATTCGGCCGGAATAATCGGAACCCCGGCGTCCCATTTTACCATGGTCCGTCCAGGTATCATGCTGTACGGATACGATCCCTTTGGGTACGATCCGGGACGTGATTTCAATGGAAGGAAAATTCTTCCGGCCATGACCCTCAAGACCAAGGTTTCCTATTTCAAGGTAGTGCCGGCCGGAGTCGGAGTAAGCTACAATCATTCATATACCACGAAGTGTCAGACCCGCATCGTGACACTTCCCGTGGGGTACGGCGACGGCTACAGTAGGTTCCTGTCAAACCGGGGGGAGGTGGCCATCCGCGGAAGGGTCTATCCCGTGGTCGGGACCGTGTGCATGGACCAGGTCATGGTGGACATTGGCATGGAAGGAACAGCGTACAATGGCGATGATGTGCTCCTTTTCGGCGAGATGAACGGCTCCGTAATACCTCTTGAGGTTCTGTGTGATAGGATCGGCACTATCACCTATGAATTCCTTTGCAATATCAGCTTGAGGGTGCCCCGGATCTACGTGGAGTGA
- a CDS encoding amidohydrolase family protein, producing the protein MAIPSSIIDFHVHLFPDRMFDAIWDFFSKGYKWDVLYRMYYRQCVEYLREQGVEKIVYSNYAHREGIAGALNEWNLQVLDEYPDLYCFAAFHPGDDKGLAMAEKVLAHPRVLGFKLQLLVQRFYPHDRRLFPMYEMVMERGKRILFHVGTGPVGNEFVGLAEFNRLLEYYPEIPANIAHMGALEYRGFMDLLEDHPALYLDTAFSFFREFQGKGGFDLGNEALEEHRDRILYGSDFPNLIMARESEIGTLADYGLSQEFYDRVFYQNGRDLIDSIVNR; encoded by the coding sequence ATGGCTATTCCATCCAGCATTATCGATTTCCATGTTCACCTGTTTCCGGACAGGATGTTCGATGCCATCTGGGATTTTTTCTCGAAAGGATATAAATGGGACGTCCTATACAGGATGTATTACCGTCAGTGCGTCGAATACCTGCGGGAACAGGGAGTGGAAAAAATCGTCTATTCCAACTATGCCCACCGCGAGGGCATTGCCGGGGCCCTGAATGAATGGAACCTGCAGGTCCTCGACGAATATCCGGACCTGTACTGCTTCGCGGCTTTTCATCCGGGCGACGATAAGGGCCTGGCCATGGCTGAAAAAGTGCTGGCCCATCCCCGCGTCCTCGGCTTCAAGCTGCAGCTCCTGGTGCAGCGCTTCTATCCCCACGACAGGCGCCTCTTCCCGATGTACGAAATGGTGATGGAGCGCGGCAAGCGCATCCTCTTCCACGTGGGCACCGGCCCGGTGGGCAACGAATTCGTGGGCCTTGCAGAGTTTAACAGGCTCCTTGAATACTACCCGGAGATTCCCGCCAACATCGCCCACATGGGCGCCCTGGAGTACCGCGGCTTCATGGATCTCCTGGAAGACCATCCGGCCCTCTATCTGGACACGGCCTTTTCCTTTTTCAGGGAGTTTCAGGGGAAGGGCGGATTCGACCTCGGGAACGAGGCCCTTGAAGAACACAGGGACCGGATCCTGTACGGGTCCGATTTCCCGAACCTTATCATGGCCCGTGAATCGGAGATAGGGACCCTTGCCGATTATGGACTGTCACAGGAATTTTATGACAGGGTATTCTATCAAAATGGCCGGGATTTGATTGATTCTATTGTCAACCGATAA
- a CDS encoding SpoIIE family protein phosphatase: MPSSIKTVPIVLLMVLLVLACAPTRHHRPGAADGVLDLAGYSLERNGPVALDGEWEFYWKRFIDPLSFQGPEPPLPDNFIGVPRFWDGHRVGSRTIGATGFATYRLTIKNCSYRGVAGIKFSETSTAFRLYVNGAEIYACGRPGEDRESAVPRWLGDTAYFKSAADTVDIVVHVSNYHYIRGGLFKSVKLGTADEIKSAHEMSSWIDFFIFGSLCIMGLYNLGLAALRRKDRSPLYFGISCLLIALRSLSSGEHYLTHLLPLASWELLHKIEVLSFTALIPVFMMYLQSLFPDRFHRRVIILSAAVSGVISLIVLATPSTVYSRTALFFQVFTIAMMVYGIVMLIGAARRHREGSAIILTGFMLLALSAINDILYDRSIIQTAYLSHIGLFVFIFSQGYLLLARFSNSFDRIEKLTDDLQRSFKEIENKNISLISANRELEELKNGLEKIVEERTDELHSALAEMEQMNDQLITTNRSLKEAHKAAEADMKMAANVQTAVILKDPPRIDGWDIACRYIPMAGVSGDFYDFYKFGDSLTGVGLFDVSGHGISSGLITMTAKTILFRLFREYHDKNFSQTFTRFNMELHREIGQAYYYLTGVLLKISGGDVEYLNAAHIDILVKGNGGVHPVRHDNGEENNGFLLGIMPDEHQYPMIPFTVAPGEVIAIFTDGLIEAHKIELETYGMKRLMASLESAPDGSAREILDRLLRDLYSFTGEDRLTDDLTLIIMKRESK; the protein is encoded by the coding sequence GTGCCATCATCAATAAAAACAGTGCCGATTGTTCTGTTAATGGTCCTCCTTGTTTTGGCATGCGCTCCCACCCGGCATCATCGGCCAGGAGCGGCTGACGGCGTCCTTGACCTGGCCGGCTACTCCCTCGAAAGGAATGGTCCGGTGGCCCTCGATGGAGAGTGGGAGTTTTACTGGAAAAGGTTCATTGATCCCCTGTCATTCCAGGGACCGGAACCTCCCCTGCCCGATAATTTCATTGGGGTGCCGCGATTCTGGGACGGCCACCGCGTGGGAAGCAGAACCATCGGCGCAACGGGATTTGCCACGTACCGGCTCACGATAAAAAACTGCTCATACCGCGGCGTGGCGGGCATTAAATTTTCCGAGACCAGCACCGCCTTCAGGCTTTACGTAAACGGGGCTGAGATCTATGCCTGCGGCCGACCCGGCGAGGACCGGGAAAGCGCGGTGCCCCGGTGGCTGGGCGATACCGCCTATTTCAAATCAGCGGCCGACACCGTTGACATTGTAGTTCACGTGTCGAATTATCATTACATCAGGGGCGGTCTCTTTAAATCAGTCAAGCTCGGCACCGCCGACGAAATCAAATCGGCCCATGAAATGTCTTCATGGATCGATTTTTTCATATTCGGCAGCCTGTGCATCATGGGTTTGTACAACCTGGGCCTTGCGGCCCTCAGAAGAAAAGACCGGTCACCGCTCTATTTCGGGATATCCTGCCTGCTCATCGCGTTGCGATCCCTTTCCTCGGGCGAGCACTATCTCACACACCTGCTTCCCCTGGCGTCGTGGGAGTTGCTTCACAAAATCGAAGTCCTGTCCTTCACCGCTCTTATACCGGTTTTTATGATGTATCTTCAATCGCTCTTCCCTGATCGATTCCACCGGCGGGTCATCATACTGTCCGCCGCCGTGAGCGGAGTTATTTCACTGATCGTGCTGGCGACCCCGTCCACCGTGTATTCGCGCACGGCTCTTTTTTTCCAGGTCTTCACCATCGCCATGATGGTCTATGGCATCGTCATGCTCATAGGCGCCGCCCGAAGGCACCGGGAAGGATCTGCCATTATTCTCACGGGATTCATGCTCCTGGCCTTGAGCGCCATCAATGACATTCTGTACGACAGAAGCATCATACAGACGGCCTACCTTTCGCACATTGGCCTCTTTGTATTTATCTTTTCACAGGGCTACCTGCTCCTGGCGCGGTTTTCAAACTCCTTTGACCGCATTGAGAAACTCACCGACGACCTGCAGCGCTCATTCAAAGAGATAGAGAACAAGAATATTTCCCTCATTTCCGCCAACCGCGAGCTGGAGGAGCTTAAAAACGGCCTGGAGAAAATCGTCGAAGAACGGACAGATGAACTTCATTCGGCCCTGGCGGAAATGGAACAGATGAACGATCAGCTCATCACAACCAACAGGTCCCTCAAGGAGGCCCATAAGGCGGCAGAGGCGGACATGAAGATGGCCGCCAACGTGCAGACCGCGGTTATCCTCAAGGACCCGCCCCGGATCGACGGGTGGGACATCGCCTGCAGGTACATCCCCATGGCAGGCGTTTCCGGCGATTTTTACGATTTTTACAAGTTCGGCGACAGTCTCACGGGCGTGGGGCTCTTTGACGTTTCGGGACATGGCATCTCCTCGGGACTCATAACCATGACGGCCAAGACGATCCTCTTCAGGCTTTTCAGGGAATACCACGATAAGAATTTCTCCCAGACCTTCACCCGGTTCAACATGGAGCTCCATCGGGAAATCGGGCAGGCCTATTATTATCTGACCGGCGTGCTCCTGAAAATCAGCGGCGGCGACGTCGAATACCTCAACGCGGCCCATATCGATATACTGGTGAAGGGCAATGGCGGCGTTCATCCGGTACGGCACGATAACGGCGAAGAAAACAACGGCTTTCTCCTCGGGATTATGCCCGACGAGCATCAGTACCCGATGATCCCTTTTACGGTTGCGCCCGGCGAGGTCATCGCCATCTTCACCGACGGTCTCATCGAGGCGCATAAAATAGAACTGGAGACGTACGGCATGAAGCGGCTCATGGCTTCACTGGAGTCGGCGCCGGACGGCAGCGCCCGGGAGATTCTTGACCGCCTGCTCAGGGACCTTTATTCCTTCACAGGAGAGGACAGGTTAACGGACGACCTCACCCTAATTATCATGAAGCGCGAGAGTAAATGA
- a CDS encoding MBOAT family protein, with amino-acid sequence MLIYFKYLNFFIAQINSMAQIIHQPAITWSSSAYILGISFIVFHKLSYLVDLYRGKAQSAGFLNFSLYVALFPKLVQGPIILYHELSDQLISRSRSLQDSFNGVFRFIIGLSKKVLIANTLGDVADKVFALDYNHMTPAYAWLGILCYTFQIYFDFAGYSDMAIGIARMLGFQFKENFNRPYIAKNFTEFWRRWHMSLSQWFKEYVYIPLGGNRVSVLRNYFNLWVVFLISGIWHGANWTFIIWGVYHGLFLVADKKFWLEKSKSLGGAVNAGITFFFIMIGWVLFRSENMTNAVKYLGRMFDVTSINEVSSKILFSDLIDNRGVFILILAVVISFIPDGILEYAKSIKDKLSANQFAFLKVCVMYSLFVLSYFSLVNNSFKPFIYFRF; translated from the coding sequence TTGCTGATATACTTCAAGTACCTGAATTTTTTCATAGCCCAGATCAACAGCATGGCACAGATCATTCATCAACCAGCCATTACATGGTCATCCAGTGCGTATATACTCGGCATATCTTTCATCGTCTTCCACAAGTTGAGCTATCTCGTTGACCTGTACAGGGGCAAGGCGCAATCGGCCGGCTTTCTGAATTTCTCCCTGTATGTCGCCTTGTTCCCGAAGCTTGTACAGGGCCCCATCATTCTGTACCATGAGCTATCGGATCAGCTGATAAGCCGCTCACGATCCTTGCAGGACAGTTTCAATGGCGTCTTTCGATTCATCATCGGGCTTTCAAAAAAAGTATTGATTGCAAATACACTTGGCGATGTTGCCGATAAGGTTTTTGCCCTGGATTACAACCATATGACCCCGGCATACGCCTGGCTCGGCATACTGTGCTATACCTTCCAGATCTACTTCGATTTTGCCGGATATTCGGACATGGCCATAGGCATCGCCCGGATGCTCGGATTTCAATTCAAGGAAAACTTCAACAGGCCGTATATCGCAAAAAACTTCACGGAATTCTGGCGAAGATGGCACATGTCACTTTCGCAGTGGTTCAAGGAGTATGTCTATATTCCTCTCGGCGGTAACAGGGTGTCAGTATTACGGAATTATTTCAATCTCTGGGTCGTTTTCCTGATATCCGGCATCTGGCATGGCGCCAACTGGACCTTCATCATATGGGGTGTCTATCATGGATTATTTCTTGTGGCGGATAAGAAATTCTGGCTGGAGAAGTCAAAAAGTCTGGGCGGCGCGGTAAACGCAGGCATAACATTTTTCTTCATAATGATCGGATGGGTTTTATTCCGGTCCGAAAACATGACCAATGCGGTAAAATATCTGGGGCGGATGTTCGATGTCACGTCGATCAACGAGGTATCATCAAAGATACTATTCTCAGACCTGATAGACAACAGGGGTGTTTTTATCCTGATCCTTGCCGTTGTCATCAGCTTCATTCCCGATGGCATCCTTGAATATGCGAAAAGTATTAAAGATAAATTGTCCGCAAACCAATTCGCTTTCCTGAAGGTCTGCGTAATGTATTCCCTGTTCGTTCTTTCGTATTTTTCACTGGTTAACAATAGCTTTAAACCCTTTATCTATTTCAGGTTTTAA